A region from the Rosa rugosa chromosome 6, drRosRugo1.1, whole genome shotgun sequence genome encodes:
- the LOC133717310 gene encoding (-)-alpha-pinene synthase-like isoform X1 has protein sequence MSIQVGPTVELQNTMPEIARPMTSFQPGISIDEFIDCHSLDSITHARMQQQIDELKVLVKGEVFASYDVSYQLKLIDEIQRLGVAYHFETEIDEALENIYVKYHDDGDVDLYNVSLRFRLLRQHGYNVSSDIFSKFKDANGYFKESLIVDILAILCLYEATHLRVHGEEILEEALVFTTTHLESAISGVSYPLAAKISQALERPLRRGVERLCARNYIPIYQATTPHNETLLKLAKLDFNLVQSLHKEELSELSRWVKELGFEKNLPSVRLRIVEAFLWMVGMYFEPRYSVGRIIGTKLGFLAIILDDIYDACGTFEELKILSEAIDRFDVNYCMNGLPRYMQVFYHSLLKTMNEVEEELEKQGISYRVHYAKQVGLLCRLEYRVIVIEAEVDFPSRGCRRALILVVFRCVVSW, from the exons ATGTCGATCCAAGTTGGTCCAACTGTTGAGTTACAAAACACCATGCCCGAAATTGCTCGTCCAATGACAAGTTTTCAACCAGGCATTTCCATAGATGAGTTCATCGACTGTCACTCCCTCGACAGC ATAACTCATGCCCGTATGCAACAGCAAATTGACGAACTGAAAGTATTAGTGAAGGGAGAAGTTTTCGCATCATATGATGTTTCTTATCAGCTGAAATTAATTGATGAAATCCAACGCCTAGGCGTGGCATACCATTTTGAAACAGAAATAGATGAAGCACTAGAAAATATCTATGTTAAATACCATGATGATGGTGATGTCGACCTATACAATGTTTCTCTTCGTTTTCGTCTGCTAAGACAACATGGATATAATGTTTCATCTG ATATATTCAGCAAATTTAAAGATGCAAACGGTTACTTCAAGGAAAGCTTAATTGTTGATATCTTGGCTATCCTATGCTTGTATGAGGCAACACATCTTAGGGTTCATGGAGAAGAAATACTAGAAGAAGCTCTTGTTTTCACCACCACCCACCTTGAATCAGCGATAAGTGGTGTAAGCTATCCACTAGCTGCAAAAATATCTCAAGCCCTAGAGAGGCCTCTGCGTAGAGGTGTAGAGAGGTTATGTGCCAGGAATTACATACCAATCTACCAGGCCACGACTCCGCATAACGAAACCTTACTGAAACTTGCGAAGTTAGATTTCAATCTGGTTCAATCTTTACACAAAGAGGAGCTTAGTGAGCTTTCAAG GTGGGTGAAAGAACTAGGCTTTGAAAAGAATCTTCCTAGCGTAAGGCTTAGGATTGTGGAGGCTTTCTTGTGGATGGTGGGAATGTATTTTGAACCCCGATACTCGGTTGGAAGAATAATCGGAACAAAACTGGGTTTTCTAGCTATAATATTGGATGATATCTATGATGCATGTGGTACATTCGAAGAACTCAAGATACTTAGTGAAGCAATTGACAG gtttGATGTCAACTATTGCATGAATGGTCTACCACGATACATGCAAGTATTCTATCATTCACTTTTGAAGACTATGAATGAAGTTGAGGAAGAGCTAGAAAAGCAAGGAATATCGTACCGAGTCCACTACGCAAAACAAGTT gggttattgtgcaggttagaatatcgggtgatcgttatcgaagctgaggtggactttccgtcacgtgggtgtagaagggcgctcatacttgtagtcttccgctgtgtagtgagttggtga
- the LOC133717310 gene encoding (-)-alpha-pinene synthase-like isoform X2, which produces MSIQVGPTVELQNTMPEIARPMTSFQPGISIDEFIDCHSLDSITHARMQQQIDELKVLVKGEVFASYDVSYQLKLIDEIQRLGVAYHFETEIDEALENIYVKYHDDGDVDLYNVSLRFRLLRQHGYNVSSDIFSKFKDANGYFKESLIVDILAILCLYEATHLRVHGEEILEEALVFTTTHLESAISGVSYPLAAKISQALERPLRRGVERLCARNYIPIYQATTPHNETLLKLAKLDFNLVQSLHKEELSELSRWVKELGFEKNLPSVRLRIVEAFLWMVGMYFEPRYSVGRIIGTKLGFLAIILDDIYDACGTFEELKILSEAIDRFDVNYCMNGLPRYMQVFYHSLLKTMNEVEEELEKQGISYRVHYAKQVVIDGFGWADGCECDFGLY; this is translated from the exons ATGTCGATCCAAGTTGGTCCAACTGTTGAGTTACAAAACACCATGCCCGAAATTGCTCGTCCAATGACAAGTTTTCAACCAGGCATTTCCATAGATGAGTTCATCGACTGTCACTCCCTCGACAGC ATAACTCATGCCCGTATGCAACAGCAAATTGACGAACTGAAAGTATTAGTGAAGGGAGAAGTTTTCGCATCATATGATGTTTCTTATCAGCTGAAATTAATTGATGAAATCCAACGCCTAGGCGTGGCATACCATTTTGAAACAGAAATAGATGAAGCACTAGAAAATATCTATGTTAAATACCATGATGATGGTGATGTCGACCTATACAATGTTTCTCTTCGTTTTCGTCTGCTAAGACAACATGGATATAATGTTTCATCTG ATATATTCAGCAAATTTAAAGATGCAAACGGTTACTTCAAGGAAAGCTTAATTGTTGATATCTTGGCTATCCTATGCTTGTATGAGGCAACACATCTTAGGGTTCATGGAGAAGAAATACTAGAAGAAGCTCTTGTTTTCACCACCACCCACCTTGAATCAGCGATAAGTGGTGTAAGCTATCCACTAGCTGCAAAAATATCTCAAGCCCTAGAGAGGCCTCTGCGTAGAGGTGTAGAGAGGTTATGTGCCAGGAATTACATACCAATCTACCAGGCCACGACTCCGCATAACGAAACCTTACTGAAACTTGCGAAGTTAGATTTCAATCTGGTTCAATCTTTACACAAAGAGGAGCTTAGTGAGCTTTCAAG GTGGGTGAAAGAACTAGGCTTTGAAAAGAATCTTCCTAGCGTAAGGCTTAGGATTGTGGAGGCTTTCTTGTGGATGGTGGGAATGTATTTTGAACCCCGATACTCGGTTGGAAGAATAATCGGAACAAAACTGGGTTTTCTAGCTATAATATTGGATGATATCTATGATGCATGTGGTACATTCGAAGAACTCAAGATACTTAGTGAAGCAATTGACAG gtttGATGTCAACTATTGCATGAATGGTCTACCACGATACATGCAAGTATTCTATCATTCACTTTTGAAGACTATGAATGAAGTTGAGGAAGAGCTAGAAAAGCAAGGAATATCGTACCGAGTCCACTACGCAAAACAAGTT gtgattgacggttttggTTGGGCGGACGGTTGTGAATGTGATTTTGGGCTGTATTGA
- the LOC133717359 gene encoding uncharacterized protein LOC133717359 isoform X5, whose amino-acid sequence MLKRKASRKKMFSPIISGTSPSRPSPTIIQAVVIRSGRPISSPRLTQISKQAEETTVVIHLRLRHRVSSQTYSLNANLCHLRLYQALMAMPALDFNLCLFLIPEIGAFILTTKVHRDDFMLNVKLRLFVLIAKQPAFHQLRSVEQLGYLTAPSSCHLLLQRNDCGIRGLQFIIQSAVKGPGHIDLRVEEFLKTFESKLYEMTNDKFKLRR is encoded by the exons ATGTTGAAGCGGAAGGCGTCACGGAAGAAGATGTTCTCCCCCATCATCTCCGGTACGAGCCCCTCAAGGCCATCACCGACCATAATCCAAGCGGTTGTCATTAGGTCTGGGAGACCAATCTCTAGTCCAAG GTTgacccaaatttcaaaacaggCGGAGGAGACCACAGTAGTGATCCATTTGAGGCTACGTCATCGA GTTTCGTCACAAACCTACAGTCTCAATGCGAATCTCTGCCATCTTCGTCTCTATCAg gCACTGATGGCAATGCCTGCTCTCGATTTCAACCTTTGTCTCTTCCTAATTCCAGAAATAGGG GCTTTTATTCTGACAACAAAG GTTCATCGAGATGATTTTATGCTGAATGTGAAACTTCGGCTGTTTGTTCTTATTGCAAAGCAACCAGCCTTCCATCAGCTTAGATCAGTTGAGCAACTTGGTTACTTAACTGCTCCAAGTTCATGCCATCTGCTTTTACAGAG GAATGATTGTGGTATCCGAGGACTGCAGTTTATTATACAATCTGCAGTGAAG GGTCCAGGACATattgatttgagagtggaggaaTTTCTCAAGACTTTTGAGAGTAAGCTTTATGAGATGACAAATGACAAATTCAAG cttcggagataa
- the LOC133717359 gene encoding uncharacterized protein LOC133717359 isoform X2: MLKRKASRKKMFSPIISGTSPSRPSPTIIQAVVIRSGRPISSPRLTQISKQAEETTVVIHLRLRHRVSSQTYSLNANLCHLRLYQALMAMPALDFNLCLFLIPEIGAFILTTKVHRDDFMLNVKLRLFVLIAKQPAFHQLRSVEQLGYLTAPSSCHLLLQRNDCGIRGLQFIIQSAVKGPGHIDLRVEEFLKTFESKLYEMTNDKFKYTISSYLQLRR, translated from the exons ATGTTGAAGCGGAAGGCGTCACGGAAGAAGATGTTCTCCCCCATCATCTCCGGTACGAGCCCCTCAAGGCCATCACCGACCATAATCCAAGCGGTTGTCATTAGGTCTGGGAGACCAATCTCTAGTCCAAG GTTgacccaaatttcaaaacaggCGGAGGAGACCACAGTAGTGATCCATTTGAGGCTACGTCATCGA GTTTCGTCACAAACCTACAGTCTCAATGCGAATCTCTGCCATCTTCGTCTCTATCAg gCACTGATGGCAATGCCTGCTCTCGATTTCAACCTTTGTCTCTTCCTAATTCCAGAAATAGGG GCTTTTATTCTGACAACAAAG GTTCATCGAGATGATTTTATGCTGAATGTGAAACTTCGGCTGTTTGTTCTTATTGCAAAGCAACCAGCCTTCCATCAGCTTAGATCAGTTGAGCAACTTGGTTACTTAACTGCTCCAAGTTCATGCCATCTGCTTTTACAGAG GAATGATTGTGGTATCCGAGGACTGCAGTTTATTATACAATCTGCAGTGAAG GGTCCAGGACATattgatttgagagtggaggaaTTTCTCAAGACTTTTGAGAGTAAGCTTTATGAGATGACAAATGACAAATTCAAG TATACAATAAGCTCATATTtgcagcttcggagataa
- the LOC133717359 gene encoding insulin-degrading enzyme-like 1, peroxisomal isoform X6 yields MLKRKASRKKMFSPIISGTSPSRPSPTIIQAVVIRSGRPISSPRLTQISKQAEETTVVIHLRLRHRVSSQTYSLNANLCHLRLYQVHRDDFMLNVKLRLFVLIAKQPAFHQLRSVEQLGYLTAPSSCHLLLQRNDCGIRGLQFIIQSAVKGPGHIDLRVEEFLKTFESKLYEMTNDKFKVRSTRIWSSFLYHI; encoded by the exons ATGTTGAAGCGGAAGGCGTCACGGAAGAAGATGTTCTCCCCCATCATCTCCGGTACGAGCCCCTCAAGGCCATCACCGACCATAATCCAAGCGGTTGTCATTAGGTCTGGGAGACCAATCTCTAGTCCAAG GTTgacccaaatttcaaaacaggCGGAGGAGACCACAGTAGTGATCCATTTGAGGCTACGTCATCGA GTTTCGTCACAAACCTACAGTCTCAATGCGAATCTCTGCCATCTTCGTCTCTATCAg GTTCATCGAGATGATTTTATGCTGAATGTGAAACTTCGGCTGTTTGTTCTTATTGCAAAGCAACCAGCCTTCCATCAGCTTAGATCAGTTGAGCAACTTGGTTACTTAACTGCTCCAAGTTCATGCCATCTGCTTTTACAGAG GAATGATTGTGGTATCCGAGGACTGCAGTTTATTATACAATCTGCAGTGAAG GGTCCAGGACATattgatttgagagtggaggaaTTTCTCAAGACTTTTGAGAGTAAGCTTTATGAGATGACAAATGACAAATTCAAGGTGAGGTCAACAAGAATCTGGTCTTCATTTCTTTATCATATTTGA
- the LOC133717359 gene encoding uncharacterized protein LOC133717359 isoform X4, with the protein MLKRKASRKKMFSPIISGTSPSRPSPTIIQAVVIRLTQISKQAEETTVVIHLRLRHRVSSQTYSLNANLCHLRLYQALMAMPALDFNLCLFLIPEIGAFILTTKVHRDDFMLNVKLRLFVLIAKQPAFHQLRSVEQLGYLTAPSSCHLLLQRNDCGIRGLQFIIQSAVKGPGHIDLRVEEFLKTFESKLYEMTNDKFKVRSTRIWSSFLYHI; encoded by the exons ATGTTGAAGCGGAAGGCGTCACGGAAGAAGATGTTCTCCCCCATCATCTCCGGTACGAGCCCCTCAAGGCCATCACCGACCATAATCCAAGCGGTTGTCATTAG GTTgacccaaatttcaaaacaggCGGAGGAGACCACAGTAGTGATCCATTTGAGGCTACGTCATCGA GTTTCGTCACAAACCTACAGTCTCAATGCGAATCTCTGCCATCTTCGTCTCTATCAg gCACTGATGGCAATGCCTGCTCTCGATTTCAACCTTTGTCTCTTCCTAATTCCAGAAATAGGG GCTTTTATTCTGACAACAAAG GTTCATCGAGATGATTTTATGCTGAATGTGAAACTTCGGCTGTTTGTTCTTATTGCAAAGCAACCAGCCTTCCATCAGCTTAGATCAGTTGAGCAACTTGGTTACTTAACTGCTCCAAGTTCATGCCATCTGCTTTTACAGAG GAATGATTGTGGTATCCGAGGACTGCAGTTTATTATACAATCTGCAGTGAAG GGTCCAGGACATattgatttgagagtggaggaaTTTCTCAAGACTTTTGAGAGTAAGCTTTATGAGATGACAAATGACAAATTCAAGGTGAGGTCAACAAGAATCTGGTCTTCATTTCTTTATCATATTTGA
- the LOC133717359 gene encoding uncharacterized protein LOC133717359 isoform X3 gives MLKRKASRKKMFSPIISGTSPSRPSPTIIQAVVIRSGRPISSPRLTQISKQAEETTVVIHLRLRHRVSSQTYSLNANLCHLRLYQALMAMPALDFNLCLFLIPEIGVHRDDFMLNVKLRLFVLIAKQPAFHQLRSVEQLGYLTAPSSCHLLLQRNDCGIRGLQFIIQSAVKGPGHIDLRVEEFLKTFESKLYEMTNDKFKVRSTRIWSSFLYHI, from the exons ATGTTGAAGCGGAAGGCGTCACGGAAGAAGATGTTCTCCCCCATCATCTCCGGTACGAGCCCCTCAAGGCCATCACCGACCATAATCCAAGCGGTTGTCATTAGGTCTGGGAGACCAATCTCTAGTCCAAG GTTgacccaaatttcaaaacaggCGGAGGAGACCACAGTAGTGATCCATTTGAGGCTACGTCATCGA GTTTCGTCACAAACCTACAGTCTCAATGCGAATCTCTGCCATCTTCGTCTCTATCAg gCACTGATGGCAATGCCTGCTCTCGATTTCAACCTTTGTCTCTTCCTAATTCCAGAAATAGGG GTTCATCGAGATGATTTTATGCTGAATGTGAAACTTCGGCTGTTTGTTCTTATTGCAAAGCAACCAGCCTTCCATCAGCTTAGATCAGTTGAGCAACTTGGTTACTTAACTGCTCCAAGTTCATGCCATCTGCTTTTACAGAG GAATGATTGTGGTATCCGAGGACTGCAGTTTATTATACAATCTGCAGTGAAG GGTCCAGGACATattgatttgagagtggaggaaTTTCTCAAGACTTTTGAGAGTAAGCTTTATGAGATGACAAATGACAAATTCAAGGTGAGGTCAACAAGAATCTGGTCTTCATTTCTTTATCATATTTGA
- the LOC133717359 gene encoding uncharacterized protein LOC133717359 isoform X1, with amino-acid sequence MLKRKASRKKMFSPIISGTSPSRPSPTIIQAVVIRSGRPISSPRLTQISKQAEETTVVIHLRLRHRVSSQTYSLNANLCHLRLYQALMAMPALDFNLCLFLIPEIGAFILTTKVHRDDFMLNVKLRLFVLIAKQPAFHQLRSVEQLGYLTAPSSCHLLLQRNDCGIRGLQFIIQSAVKGPGHIDLRVEEFLKTFESKLYEMTNDKFKVRSTRIWSSFLYHI; translated from the exons ATGTTGAAGCGGAAGGCGTCACGGAAGAAGATGTTCTCCCCCATCATCTCCGGTACGAGCCCCTCAAGGCCATCACCGACCATAATCCAAGCGGTTGTCATTAGGTCTGGGAGACCAATCTCTAGTCCAAG GTTgacccaaatttcaaaacaggCGGAGGAGACCACAGTAGTGATCCATTTGAGGCTACGTCATCGA GTTTCGTCACAAACCTACAGTCTCAATGCGAATCTCTGCCATCTTCGTCTCTATCAg gCACTGATGGCAATGCCTGCTCTCGATTTCAACCTTTGTCTCTTCCTAATTCCAGAAATAGGG GCTTTTATTCTGACAACAAAG GTTCATCGAGATGATTTTATGCTGAATGTGAAACTTCGGCTGTTTGTTCTTATTGCAAAGCAACCAGCCTTCCATCAGCTTAGATCAGTTGAGCAACTTGGTTACTTAACTGCTCCAAGTTCATGCCATCTGCTTTTACAGAG GAATGATTGTGGTATCCGAGGACTGCAGTTTATTATACAATCTGCAGTGAAG GGTCCAGGACATattgatttgagagtggaggaaTTTCTCAAGACTTTTGAGAGTAAGCTTTATGAGATGACAAATGACAAATTCAAGGTGAGGTCAACAAGAATCTGGTCTTCATTTCTTTATCATATTTGA